The Plasmodium vinckei vinckei genome assembly, chromosome: PVVCY_14 genome window below encodes:
- a CDS encoding homocysteine S-methyltransferase, putative: MSKRLFTLDGGKISEFERLGLSHFDFLSCKYNEEEKIKGIESLEKIHLSYLLSGSNIITTNTYQVNLHSLKENNISIEKGKEIINTYIDIAYESCEKYKQIKKRNTCLYSDLETYKSPYDYVNHFQNIRQNLNVCNINDQINVQEYFNYVDLQNDILEKKIKMTKSSDNFIAFSNGSYNSSFQNFTEYSGVFQKGKISQGEEKEKNKASKLQRNKMNKVQNKVQNKVQNKLTNQYDIRLNLIPFKKTFKEVRSPIEMIPKCKKVYEKCETNEDNNFKYNFLQTQKLFNYGIEYYIDVTDEEILANCKFKLESFCRNKNKLNFFSLLTCTNIREVFTFYNAIKYYATSFNNNVIINFFCNDPKNIGCSNYSFFDIVSLLLYLDSYNKYIYAIGLNCVNINYAHNLFLPFKKYMSKYNNINIELYKSENQQINPFIKNILSNIKKNRYIYDVNFFCSPNKTLDKVSFDNNTVNFQTHSKNKKMHVYNHIEKWIDVGINGFGGCCYYTPYDISLINYGLSKIAT; encoded by the coding sequence ATGAGTAAACGATTGTTTACCCTCGATGGAGGGAAAATAAGTGAATTTGAAAGACTAGGGTTGAgtcattttgattttttatcatgtaaatataatgaagaagaaaaaataaaaggaatAGAAAGTCTGGAGAAGATCCATTTAAGCTACCTATTAAGTGGatcaaatataataactaCTAATACTTATCAAGTTAATTTACATagtttaaaagaaaataatataagtattgaaaaaggaaaagaaattataaatacatatatagatatagcATATGAAAGttgtgaaaaatataaacaaataaaaaaaagaaatacatGTTTATATTCCGATTTAGAAACATATAAATCACCATATGATTATGTTaatcattttcaaaatattagacaaaatttaaatgtttgtaatattaatgatCAAATTAATGTAcaagaatattttaattatgtagatttacaaaatgatatacttgaaaaaaaaattaaaatgacAAAATCGTCAGATAATTTTATTGCATTTTCTAATGGATCCTATAATTCATCGtttcaaaattttactGAATATTCCGGGGTCTTTCAAAAGGGGAAAATATCACAAGGTgaggaaaaagaaaaaaataaagccAGCAAATTgcaaagaaataaaatgaacaaGGTACAGAACAAGGTACAGAACAAGGTACAAAACAAACTAACCAATCAGTATGACATAAGATTAAACCTAATTCCgtttaaaaaaactttCAAAGAAGTTAGAAGTCCCATTGAAATGATTCCAAAGTGTAAAAAGgtatatgaaaaatgtgAAACAAATGAGgataacaattttaaatataattttttacaaacacaaaaattatttaattatggaatcgaatattatatagatGTAACAGATGAAGAAATATTAGCTAattgtaaatttaaattagaATCATTTtgtagaaataaaaataaattaaattttttttcattattaacaTGTACAAATATAAGAGAAGTATTCACATTTTATAATgccataaaatattatgcaaCAAgctttaataataatgtaattataaattttttttgtaacgATCCGAAAAATATTGGATGCTCaaattattctttttttgatattgtatcattattattatatttagattcatataataaatatatttatgccATTGGCTTAAATTgtgttaatattaattatgctcataatttgtttttaccatttaaaaaatatatgtctaaatataataatataaatattgaattatataaaagtgaaaatcaacaaataaatccattcattaaaaatatattgagtaatataaaaaaaaatagatatatttatgatgttaattttttttgctccccaaataaaacattagACAAAGTTTcttttgataataatactGTCAATTTTCAAACCCATtctaaaaacaaaaaaatgcatgTTTATAATCATATCGAAAAATGGATTGATGTAGGAATAAATGGATTTGGTGGATGTTGCTACTACACTCCCTATGACATTTCATTGATTAATTATGGATTGTCCAAGATAGCTACATAA